A window of Pseudomonadota bacterium genomic DNA:
GCGGCCAACGGCGAGTATGGCAGCATGATCGAGATGGGTATTCTCGATCCAACCAAGGTTACCCGTCTGGCGTTGCAAAACGCCGCGTCGGTTTCCAGCCTGCTGCTGACCATGGAAGTGATGGTCGCGGAAGCGCCGGCCGATGATAAGTCGGCGATGCCTGGCGGCATGCCCGATATGGGTGGCATGGGCGGCATGATGTAAGACGCCCGAACACCAACATGTCGTGTAAAGCCCCGCTTCGGCGGGGCTTTTTTTTGCGCGTTGCCAAACCAGGCGCCAGCTGTCAGATTGTTGCGCATGGACTGGAATCAAGCGGAACTGGCGAAGCTGCCGTCGATCCTGCGCGGGAAAACCGAATCGCGGCTGCATGAAATCCTGGCGGCCGAGCCAGGGCTTGAACCCTTGTTGTCCGCTGACCCGGATCGGCGGGCGCAGCTGCTCCGGGTCGCCAGCCTGAGCCCCTTTGCCGCGCGGATCATGGCGAGCCGTCCTCAACTGTTGCGCGCGCTGATTGAGCCCGCCAGCGGACAAGCGGATTCACCATCCCGCCACCTGCACGAATACCTCACCCGCTATCCGGCGGACCCGATGCTGGCGCTGCGCTTGTGGCGGCAGGAAATGATCCTCGGTGTAATCTGGCGTGACCTGAACGGACTGAGCGACCTTTCCCGGACGCTCGAGGAACTCAGTAACTGTGCAGACCTCGCATTGCAAGCGGCCAGCCGAATTGCAACCCGGGAACTTGGCGAAGGCTATGGTTTGCCGACAAACGGCGAAGGCCGTTTGCAGGAACTGGTCATACTGGCGATGGGAAAGCTCGGTGGCGGGGAGCTGAATCTGTCATCGGATATCGACCTGATATTCCTATACCCGGCCGCCGGCGCCACCGACGGTCCGCGGCAACTGGACAACCAGCAATATTTCCAGCGGCTGGGTCAGCGGATCATATACCTGCTCGATGAGGTGACCGAGCAGGGCAGGGTTTACCGGGTGGATATGCGGCTCAGGCCGTTCGGCGATGCCGGGCCATTGGTGCTCAGTTTCAACGCATTGGAGCTTTATCTGCAGGAGAGCGGGCGGGACTGGGAACGCTACGCCTATGTCAAGGCGCGCGCGGTGACCGCTGCGGCGCTTTCCGAAGACCTGTTCAAAAATGTCCTGCGACCGTTTGTCTATCGCCGTTATCTCGATTACGGAGTTTTTGAAGCGCTGCGCGATATGCGTGAGATGATCGCCCGGGAAGTAAAGCGGCGGGATCTGCGGGAAAATATCAAGCTCGGCCCTGGCGGTATCCGGGAAATCGAGTTCATCGCACAATGTTTGCAACTGATCCGGGGCGGCAGCCAACCGGCTTTGCGTCGCCGCTCATTGATAGAAATTCTTTCGGTCCTTGAGGAACATCGTTTCCTGCCGACAGAGGCTGCCACTGAACTGGCGGAGGCTTACGAGTTTCTGCGCAATCTTGAGAACCGGATTCAAGCCGCGGAGGACCGGCAGACTCACGACTTGCCGAGCGGCAGCCTGGCACAAGCGATGCTGGCCAGTGCGATGAACCTGCCGGACTGGGAGCAGCTGGTCGAGACGCTGCGCCGGCATACCCGCAAGGTTAGCCACTGGTTCGACAAGCTTATCCCTCAGCCGGCTACCGATGACGACCAGGAAGCACGGCAGGCATTTGCCGGAATCTGGGATGGCAGCGGGTCGGCGGCAGACGCGAAAAAGTTGTTGCAGCGGATGAAATGCGCCGAGCCCGGGAAGGTACTCCGCGAACTCCGGGCGCTTGCCGGTGGGTCCTTGTTCCGGCGGCTGGACCCGCCGGGGGGCGACCGGCTCAGACAGTTGCTGCCAGCTATAGTCAGGCTGGCAGCGCCCAGGCTCGATGCGCCACGCGTGTTGCAGCGGCTGTTCACGGTGCTGGAAGCGGTAGGCCGGCGCAGCGCCTATTTTGCGATGCTGAGCGAAAACCCGGCGGCGCTGGAACGGCTGGTCGAGTTGTGCGGCACCAGCGGTTTCCTGACCCGCCAGGTGGCGGAATCGCCCCTGCTGCTGGATGAGTTGCTCGACCCGAACTTGCTAAACGCAGTGCCGGACCGGCAGCAGTTCATCGCTGAACTGGATAACCGGATCCAGGCGGCTGCCGCGGACGATCCGGAACAACAGCACGATGCCCTGCGTCGATTTCAAAACGCTGCTGTTTTTCGGATTGCCCTGGCCGATCTCGACCAGCGGTTGCCGTTGATGAAGGTGAGCGACCGCCTGACCGATATCGCCGAACTGGTTCTCCAGCGCTCGCTGCATCTCGTCTGGGATGAATTGCTCGAGCGACAGCCGGGCCCAACGGCAGCCATGGACGTGTTGGCGCCCGGTTTCCTGGTTCTGGGCTATGGCAAACTCGGTGGCCTGGAACTCGCATATGGATCGGACCTCGATCTGGTTTTTTTGCACGACGCCAGCCTCGCATGGCCGCCGGACAAGCTGGAAGACGGCGTCGTGTTTTATAGCCGCCTTGGGCGCCGGCTGGTCAATTTCCTGTCCATGCAAACGACGGCCGGGCGTTTGTACGAGGTGGACATGCGGCTGAGGCCGAGCGGCCAGGCGGGTCTGCTGGTCAGCAGTTTTCAATCGTTCAGCGAGTACCAGGAACAAAAAGCGTGGACCTGGGAGCATCAGGCGTTGCTGCGCGCGAGACCGGTGGCTGGCGATCAACGCCTGGCCCGCCGCTTCAACGAGGTGCGCAGCGAGGTGCTGACCCGGCATGTCGATGAGGACGGGCTGGCTGAGCAAGTCTCGCGGATGCGCAGCAAAATGAGGCAGGAATTGTCACGCTCCGCAAGCGGGCAGTTCGATATCAAACAGGATGCCGGCGGGATGGCGGATATCGAGTTTCTCGTGCAGTACCTGGTGCTGAGAGAGGCGCGCAGGAATGAGAAACTGATAATCTGGCCGGACAATATGCGACAGCTTGAGGCTTTGTCCGCCGGTGGCGTTCTTGAGGCAGAACAGACCCGCTTGCTGATGGAGGCGTACCTGGCATATCGCCATCGGCTGCATCATTTATCCCTGGAAGGCGGTGGCGGAGTGGTCGACGGCGAGGAATTCCTTGCACAAGCAAGCGCGGTGAGCGACCTTTGGCAGGAACTCATCGGCGAATGAGCCCGCTGTGGATGGCTGTTATAGTAAGCGTCCTGCCGGCAACCAGCCGGCATAACGATTGTTGCCGGCCAGGCCAGGGAGAACACAGTGGCGAGCGAGCGCGCTTCCAGCAAAGAGGTGCAGGCTGAGACCTTGATCCAGCCAAACACCAGAAATCACTACCGGGTTGGTCACGATGATTTGCCGTTGAGTTGTCCGCTGCCAGGGATGTACCTGTGGAACTCACACCCCAAGGTTTACCTGCCCATCGAATCCACGGGCCGGGCGAAGTGCCCGTATTGCTCAACCAGCTACGAACTCGTCGATAACGATCGGGCAGACGGCGCCGGCCAGGCCGGCTAGGCCGGGTACCGGGGATGAGTACATCGCCCCGGCTGAATCCCTTGCTTTGTCACGTCAATCTCGCGCGTGGTTTTCGCGGTGGTGAGCGACAGACCGAACTCCTGGTGCGTGGTTTGTCAACTCACGGGATCAGGCAGAAACTGATTATCAGGGCCGGCGCGCCGTTGGCGCAGCGACTGGCGGGTTTGCCGGATTTGCAGTTGGTTGAAGCGGGTGGGCTAGCAGGCGGCTTGGTGGCGACCCAGCGTCTGCTGCGCGGAGCTGCGCTGATCCATTCCCATGAAGGCCGCGGCTTGCATGCCTGTGCGCTCTTTCACCGCTTGCATCAGGTACCGTATGTTGCAACTCGGCGCGTGGTTGGCAGGCCTATACGAGGTCGCTGGGCTCGCAGCGTCTATCGCCGGGCCGCAACCGTGGTTGCTATATCCGCCGCAGTGGAAAAAATCCTGCGCGGCGATGTGCCGGCGATAAGGACGCAGGTGCTATACGATGCGCTCAGATATCTTCCCAGCGACCCCAGTCGTGTCAGGCAACTGAAACAGGCATGGCCGGATAAATTGCTGATCGGCAATGTGGCGGCGCTGGACGCGAAGAAAGGCCAGCTCCACCTGATCAACGTCGCCAGGCGGTTGCAGCACAGCCACCCGAATCTGCATTTCGTGCTGGTCGGTGGTGGCGAGGATGAGGAAAATTGCCGCAGGCAGGCGCAGGGGCTGACCAACCTCAGCATGACCGGGTTTGTCGACAACGTCGGGGATTACCTGGCCGCTTTCGACCTGTTTGTTTTCCCTACTTATGCGGAAGGCCTGGGCAGCAGCCTGCTCGATGCGATGAGTTTTTCGTTGCCGCTTATTGCCAGCAGAGTCGGCGGTATACCCGAATTGGTCAGGCACGGCGACAACGGCCTGCTGGTCGGTGTGGCGGACGAGACGGCGCTTCGGGACGCGATCGTGTCGCTTGCCGGAGACCCCGCTGGACGAGCCGCGATGGGCGCGGCTGGAAAACGGTTCGCGGACGGGTTTACCGTGGACCGCATGGTAGGGCAATATATTGAATTGTACGCGAGCGTATATCCGGGTTTCGGGAAATTGGAAGCACAGACATGATCATTGTGACGGGCGGCGCGGGGTTTATAGGCAGCAACCTGGTGCGGGCCTTGAATGCCCGCGGCGAGGACGACATCCTGGTTGTCGATGACCTGGAAAACGGCATCAAGTATGGCAACCTGGTGGACTGCCGGATCGCTGATTACCAGGACAAGGATGATTTTCTCCGCCGCCTGAAGAGTAAGCCGGATTTTGGCTGCGGCATCCGGACAATATTTCATCAGGGCGCTTGTACGAACACGACCGAGTGGGATGGTCGTTTCATGATGCGCAACAACTTCGAATACTCGAAAATCCTGCTGCATTTTTGCCTGGACCATAAAATACCATTGATATACGCATCATCGGCCGCGGTGTATGGCGCCAGCGAGAAATTTAGCGAACAGCCGCCTAACGAGCGCCCGCTGAACGTATATGGTTATTCCAAAATTCTGTTCGATCAATACGTCAGACGCCATTTACCCGAAGCCGGGTCACAGCTTGCCGGTCTGCGGTACTTCAATGTCTATGGGCCTGGCGAGGGTCACAAAGGCACCATGGCAAGCGTCGCTTTTCATTTTAACAAACAGATCGTCAGCGATGGCGAGGCCCGGTTGTTTTGCGGTAGCGGCGGTTATGCCGATGGTGAGCAGCGCCGGGATTTCGTTTATGTCGGCGATGTTGCGGAGGTGAACCTGTGGTTGATGGACAATTCGCAGGTGTCGGGCGTGTTTAACCTGGGGTCTGGCCGCAGTCAGAGCTTTAACGATGTGGCTAACTCGGTAATTGCCTGGCATGGGCGAGGCAGGATTCGCTACATACCTTTTCCTGACCACCTCAAAGGCAGCTACCAGAGTTTCACCGAGGCCGATATGAATCGGCTCCGCGCCGCTGGTTATGAGGCGCCTTTTTGCACCGTCGAAGAAGGCGTCAAAGCGTACCTGGATTATCTTGCCGTCGATGAGTAATGAGGAAAATGCGCGACCGCGCCTGATCGTTGGCCCGTCATGGGTCGGCGACATGGTGATGACCCAGTCACTGCTGATAGCGCTGAAAGAAAATTACCCGGAATCCCCGCTCGATGTGCTGAGCCCGGGCTGGTCGCTGCCCGTAATACGCCGCATGCCGCAGGTTCGCAGGGCGCTCGAAATGCCGCTCGGGCACGGTGAGTTTCGCTGGCGAGACCGCTACCGGCTGGGCAAACAGCTGCGTAATGAGCGCTACCGGCAAGCCTACGTGTTGCCACGGTCTTTCAAGGCGGCACTGGTTCCGTTTCATGCAAGAATCCCCGTGCGTACCGGTTACCTGGGTGAATTTCGTTTTGGTCTGCTCAACGATATTCGAAAAGCCGACCGCGCTGCTTTACGAACCACTGCGGAACGATTTGTCGCGCTCGCCATGACTGCCGATCGTGAACCCGTGACGCCAATCCAGCCACCGGCGCTGGCGGTCGACTATGGCAACCAGGAACGCCTGATCGCGGAACTGGAGCTCAATCCCTACGGAAAAATCGTCGCGCTGCTCCCGGGTGCCGAATACGGTCCCGCCAAATGCTGGCCGTTGGATTATTATCGGCGGCTGGCCGGCGAATTGATCAGTCAGGATATTGCGGTCTGGGTGCTGGGTTCGCAAAAAGACCATGCGGCCGGAGAGGTCATAGCGGGGGGGCTGGGTGCGGTCAGAAATCTCTGTGGGCGCACCGAACTGGAAGATGCGATCGATTTGCTCAGCCTCAGCAGTGCGGCGGTGAGCAATGATTCCGGGCTGATGCACGTAGCCGCGGCGGTGGGGATCCCACTGGTTGCTATCTTTGGCTCTTCATCACCGGCCCACACGCCGCCGCTAAGCGACAAGGCACAGACGATTTATCTCGATCTCGAATGCAGTCCGTGCTTTGCCAGGGAATGCCCTCTCGGTCACCTGAATTGCCTGAAAAAAATTGGCCCTAACCAGGTCCTCGGTGCATTGCAAACGGCGCTGGCCGGAATCGATGCCTAGGTTGCTGACTTCAGGATATTGATCGGCGCGAGCTCCGCCAGCCGGCAGTTGGCCAGCGGCACCAGGCGAGTATCGACGAAAGCGTGCTGGCCAGAGACGCTGGCATGGCTGAGCATGTCGGTGAATACCATCCAGGCGGAAAAAGGCCTGAACCTGATTTGCTGGTAATAAGTGTCGCGCCGCTGAAACTCCGGCGTGTCTTTCATGTAGTTGTGAAATTTTCGCATGCAGCGGTCGTATGGACTGCTGTCCAGGACACGCGCCATTTTCAGGCCGGATTTTTCCAGCCCACGCACGATGCCGGTCCGCAGGTGGTCGAGGAATTTTTTCTGCAGGTAATATTTACCCGGATTGATTTTGCGGACGCCGGCTTCGCTGCCGCATCTTTGGTATATCTCGGGGAACGCCCCCATGGTCGCCCATACCCGGTCTTCCTGCGGGTTTACGTTGACGAAAAAGCGCAGGATGCGGTCGCCATCGGTGGCGCCGTACGCACCCGCGTCGAAATGAATCAATTCGTTGCTGGCGTGGGGTTTCAGGTTGCGCCCTTGTTCCTGAATGGGCCTGAAACTGCAGGTTCCGACGGTCCAGCCGGCGGTCAACGAAGGGATGATTTTCTTGAGAAAGGCGTCAACTTCCTTGCTGTGGAGGGTCAGGATACGGTACACCCTGTCCATCGTTTCGGGGTCGGCATCCAGACCGCGAACGGCGTCAGCTTCAGGGTGATAGCTGACGTTTTTGAGCGCCAGGCGGGTCGGCAGTTCATCGCGAATGAACTGCAGTTCATCCTCTTCGGGAAGTGGGATCGGGCATGCCGGGAAATAAACGATATTCCCCTGTTCAAGCTCATCGGATATCTCGAATTCCGTGAGTTGCTCGAGTTGTGCCCTGTGATAACTGCTCAGCATGATTGGCTGCCCTGATACCAGTACGGCATTCTACCTCATTGCGGTCTGACGCCGGCCGGATGGCTGCCGGCCCCGCCATGCGTATACTGGTATCCCATGATCGAACACCGCTTGCGCGCCGATGGCTGCGGAATGGTTTATGACTCGGAGCTGGTCAGTGAGCCGGATTTCAACCTGGGCGATTATTCCTGGTGGCGCGACCGCGGCTGCTTGCTGGGCAACACCAGCGGCCGGGGCGCGGTCTATTTCGTGGCAGCGGGCCAGGGCCAGTGGGCCTTGCGTCATTACCGGCGCGGCGGGCTGATCGGGCGCTGGTTGGACGATCATTTCATCTGGCTCGGCGAAGACCGCGTCCGCTCTTTTCATGAGTGGCGATTGCTGGCCCGGTTGCGGGATATGGGACTGCCGGTACCACGACCGGTTGCCGCAATCTACAAACGCGACGGGCTGGCCTACACAGCGGAACTGGTGACCGTGAGAATTGCCGGGGGGGCAAAACCCTTGTCGCAATGGATCAAAGGGGGCGAAGTGGATGCGTCCCACTGGCGGGTTTTAGGACGCTGTATCCGCCGGTTTCACGATGCAGGTTCCTACCATGCGGATCTGACAGGCCACAACATCCTGCTCGATGAGAATGGCGACATGCATTTACTGGATTTCGACCGTGGCGATATCCGTGCCGGCGGTGCATGGAAGGCGTCTAACCTGAAGCGTCTTCATCGCTCGCTCAGAAAAATCAGCGTGCAGGATGAAAATATCGAGGTGTCGGCAGCGGACTGGCGGTTGCTGATTGACGCCTACCGCGCGTAAGCATCACCGTACTCTTCCGGGCGATACCTGAACCGCCGGTGTACCCAGTAATATTGTTCCGGGCATTCGCGAATCCAGCTTTCGATGACCCGGTTAATCCGCAAAGTATCGGCTACTGAGTCGTCGCCAGGAAAATCATCCAGTACAGGCAGGATTCTGAGCTTGTAATGCGGCCGGTTGCCATCCCTGGTCGTCACCAACGGCATGACCCGGGCCTGGCTCGTTTTGGCGATCAACGAAGTGGCGGTACTGGTAACTGCCGCTTCGCCAAAAAAAGGAACCACCGCGCTCATTCTGCCCCGGCTTCTTTGATCAGGCGCATACCATACGGGTCTGTTCCCGCGCAGACTTCGAATAATTCCACGCAGGTCTCTCTTGGCGATTGCCGTACGGGCGCAACGTTCCCGGCCACGGCGCATGATTTCCTCCATCAGCGGGTTATTGTGCCGACGGTACATCGCATCATAGGATAGGCCGGCGATGTTGAGCATACGGCCGCAGATGTCGAGACTCGTGAAATGTGCGGTAAGCAGAATTACCCCATGACCGTCGGCCAGCGCTTTGCCGACTTCATCAAGTCCTTCGATCTCGTAAAGGCCTTGCAAGCGGCGGTCGGATGCCCACCATGCCATTGCCGTTTCGAAGACCGACATTCCGATGTTGCGAAAACTGTGCTTGAGTATTCTTCTGCGATCAGTCTGGTCGAGCTCCGGGAAGCACAATTCAAGATTCCTGGCGGCGTAAAAACGTCTCTGCGGCAAAAAATAGAAAAGAATTCCGCCGAGCCCACGTCCCAGCCATAGCTGGATCGATAATGGCAATATGATTGCCAGCCGCAGCAGGATCAGTCCGCTCCAGACAGGCCAAAAACGCGGGCCGATAAACTGGGACAAAGATCCCGGTGGATAATGGACTACGCCTGATGGTTGTTTATTTTTTGCGGCCATTTGCTTTCTGTGATTTTGCCAGGAGCGTGCTGGCGAATTTGCGCATTCTAGCCCGGATTATTCATGAATGTTCTGCGCAATCATCGCGACGATTCATGAATAAGCCGGGCTAGAGCCGGGCGCGGGGAAACTGGCTTTACTCGCGAGCGAACTAATCATACAAACCGGGATGATTTTTGAACCGCCGGTGGATCCAGAAATATTGCTCCGGCGCCTTCCTGACCCAAGCCTCGATAATGCTGTTTAGCAGGTCCGCGGCTTCCTGCGGTTGGGTGGGGAATTCTGCCAGCGGTTCGAAGTATTGAACCCGGTAGCGGCAATCGCCCGCGTCGTTCTGCTCGCGCAAGACCAGGCAGGGTAGACAGCTGGCGCCGGTCGCGGCGAGCAGGCGCGGCAGTGTGGTATTGGTCGCCGCCGGTACGCCAAAAAAAACCGAGTCGATGCTGTTTGCGCCGGTGTGGGACTGATCGGGCAGGAAATACACGTTTTCGCCATGGCGCAGGCTTTTGATCACCTGGCGTATGTTCATCTTGTCGACCTGCCGGGCCGCGAAGCGGGAGCGGCCGCGGTACATGATCTCATCGAGCAAGGGCAGCGACAGGCGACGATAGGGACCACTCAACGGGCAGTCGAAGGATATCAAACGCGGCGCAAGTTCGACGGTCGTAAAATGCGCGCTGAACAGGATAACGCCTTTGCCGCGGCTACGGGCCTTTTGCAAATTCTCCAGGCCATCGCGCCGGATCATTCCCGCCAGGCGTTTGTCATCGGCCCACCAGGCCATCCCGGCCTCAAAAATACTGATCCCGAGTGAGCGAAAATGATTCTCGAGCAGCGCCCTGCGTCGCTTCGGGTCATGGTCCGGAAAACACAGGGCAATATTTTTTTCTGCAATATGCCGGCGCCGCTTCATCGTGCGTTTGAGAATGAAACCCCATGGGCGGCCCAATGCAAGTTGCCATTTCCACGGCAGCACGCAGAAAAAACGCAAGCCACCGATCAGCAGCCATTCGCCCCAGTACGATGGCGACAAAAACTTGAACAATGGTTTGCGCTTTTCCGTCATCGGCGGTTTTTCCTAGGGCCGGTCGAGGAGGCCTGGGTGCCTTGATCGGCGGGCGCTGTGGTAACATGCCGCCTGGTTTGTCCAACTGCTGGCCGTTTTATTCATGGCGTTTTCGATCCCGTCTTTTTCCGATACACGCGTGCTGGTTGCCGGTGATGTAATGCTGGATCGTTATTGGTTCGGTCCATGTTCGAGAATATCCCCGGAGGCGCCGGTTCCGGTCGTTCGAGTGACCGGCAACCAGGAACGCGCCGGCGGCGCAGCCAACGTCGCGGTCAACCTTGCCAGTCTTGGCGTCAAAACGCGACTCCTGGGGATTACCGGCGACGATGATGCATCCTATAGCCTGCAGTCTCTGCTTGCCCACCAAGGGGTGGATTGTGAGTTTATGCGCATGCCGGATATTCCGACAATAACAAAGTTGCGCGTCATCAGCCGCAACCAGCAGTTACTGCGCATGGATTTCGAGGAGGCGCCGGACAGCGGCCACGGAGCCAGTCTCGATCAGCAGGTTTTGGCGGCGCTGCCGGAGCAAGGTGTCATTGTCTTGTCGGATTACGCCAAAGGCGCGCTGAGCAATTTTCAGGAAATAATTGCTGCCTGCCGGGCGCGGGATCTGCCGGTCGTGGTCGATCCCAAAGGCAGCGATTTTTCGCGTTACTCCGGCGCGACGGCGTTGACGCCCAACCTTTCAGAATTCGAGGCCGTGGTTGGTTCTTGTGAGGATTTGCAGCAACTCGAAGAAAAAGGCAAGGCGCTTCGCCAGCAGCTGGGTCTTGGCTTTCTCCTGTTGACCCGCAGCGGGGAGGGCATGATGCTGATTCCCGAGAACGGCAAGGCGATCCATCTGCCCGCGGAAACGCGTGAAGTTTACGATGTGACCGGCGCCGGCGACACGGTTGTGGCGGTGCTGGCGGCGGGGATTGCCGCCGGGCAGTCGCCCGAAGACGCGGCAAAGTTAGCGAATCTCGCCGCCGGCCTGGTGGTTCGGAAACTCGGTGTCGCCTCCGTCAGCGCCGATGAATTGCGCATGGCGCTGCACCGGCGCGGTAAAGGCGGGCGTGAGCTGGTCGACCGGGGATCCCTGGAGACGCTGGTCCGGGAGGCGCAGACACGCGGTGAGCGCGTGGTGATGACCAACGGTTGTTTCGATATCCTGCACGCCGGGCATGTCGCCTACCTTGAAGAGGCCAAGGCATTGGGAGACCGGTTGGTAGTCGCGGTGAACGATGACGAATCGGTAACCAGGCTCAAGGGCGCCGGCCGGCCGATCAATTCGCTTGCCGATCGCATATCGGTGCTGGCCGGTCTGGCTGCGGTAGACTGGGTGGCGCCGTTTTCCGAAGATACGCCGGCACAATTGATCGAAACTGTGTTGCCCGATGTACTGGTCAAGGGCGGCGACTACCAGATCGAGGATATCGCCGGTGGGCAAAGCGTGCTGGCCAACGGTGGGGAAGTAAAAGTATTGCCATTGATGGACGGTCGTTCGACCAGCAGGATCATCGAATCCATACGGGGCGAGTAATCGCCTGGGCGTTTTCGTGCGGCTGATATACGTACTCCTTTCATACCTGATAGCGCCGGTGGTCGTGGTGTTTCTTGTCTGGCGCGGATTTTTTAATCGCGCCTATTTTGATCGTTTCGGCGAGAGGTTCGGTTTTACGCGCTTGTCGGTGCCGCGTCCGGCCATCTGGGTCCATGCGGTTTCGGTTGGCGAGGTACAGGCGGCCGCGCCATTGGTCCGCGAACTGCACCGGAAGAACCCGGATATTCCGATCGTGATTACGACGGTGACGCCGACCGGCGCCCAGCGCGCTCTTGAGCTTCTCGGTGACTGTTCCAAACATTGTTACGCGCCCTATGACCTGCCCGGGGCCGTCGCCCGGTTTTTCGATGCCGCCAGGCCGGCCCTGGCGATCATTATTGAAACGGAACTGTGGCCGACGCTGTATCACGAATGCGGCAAGCGTCAGGTGCCGCTGGTACTCGCCAGCGCCAGGATATCGCCGCGGTCGGTCAGCAAATACCGATGGTTCAGGAGTCTTTTTCGTGAAGCCCTGTCGCACGGCATCGTCATTGCCGCGCAAAGCGAGAAGGATGCGGAGCGCTTTCGGCTGCTTGGCGCGCCACCGGAAAGGACCCACGTCGTCGGCAACATCAAGTTCGATTTCGAACTGCCTCCTTCCGTGCTGAGCGATGGCCGCGCCATTCGCGAGGCGAACGCGGCGAAACGACCGGTCTGGGTGGCGGCCAGTACTCATCATGACGAAGAAGAAAAGATGCTGGATGCGCACCAACGGCTGCGCCGGCAATGCCCGGATGCGCTGTTGATCCTGGCGCCGCGGCACCCG
This region includes:
- the lpxL gene encoding LpxL/LpxP family Kdo(2)-lipid IV(A) lauroyl/palmitoleoyl acyltransferase — encoded protein: MAAKNKQPSGVVHYPPGSLSQFIGPRFWPVWSGLILLRLAIILPLSIQLWLGRGLGGILFYFLPQRRFYAARNLELCFPELDQTDRRRILKHSFRNIGMSVFETAMAWWASDRRLQGLYEIEGLDEVGKALADGHGVILLTAHFTSLDICGRMLNIAGLSYDAMYRRHNNPLMEEIMRRGRERCARTAIAKRDLRGIIRSLRGNRPVWYAPDQRSRGRMSAVVPFFGEAAVTSTATSLIAKTSQARVMPLVTTRDGNRPHYKLRILPVLDDFPGDDSVADTLRINRVIESWIRECPEQYYWVHRRFRYRPEEYGDAYAR
- a CDS encoding lipid A biosynthesis acyltransferase — protein: MTEKRKPLFKFLSPSYWGEWLLIGGLRFFCVLPWKWQLALGRPWGFILKRTMKRRRHIAEKNIALCFPDHDPKRRRALLENHFRSLGISIFEAGMAWWADDKRLAGMIRRDGLENLQKARSRGKGVILFSAHFTTVELAPRLISFDCPLSGPYRRLSLPLLDEIMYRGRSRFAARQVDKMNIRQVIKSLRHGENVYFLPDQSHTGANSIDSVFFGVPAATNTTLPRLLAATGASCLPCLVLREQNDAGDCRYRVQYFEPLAEFPTQPQEAADLLNSIIEAWVRKAPEQYFWIHRRFKNHPGLYD
- the hldE gene encoding bifunctional D-glycero-beta-D-manno-heptose-7-phosphate kinase/D-glycero-beta-D-manno-heptose 1-phosphate adenylyltransferase HldE, yielding MAFSIPSFSDTRVLVAGDVMLDRYWFGPCSRISPEAPVPVVRVTGNQERAGGAANVAVNLASLGVKTRLLGITGDDDASYSLQSLLAHQGVDCEFMRMPDIPTITKLRVISRNQQLLRMDFEEAPDSGHGASLDQQVLAALPEQGVIVLSDYAKGALSNFQEIIAACRARDLPVVVDPKGSDFSRYSGATALTPNLSEFEAVVGSCEDLQQLEEKGKALRQQLGLGFLLLTRSGEGMMLIPENGKAIHLPAETREVYDVTGAGDTVVAVLAAGIAAGQSPEDAAKLANLAAGLVVRKLGVASVSADELRMALHRRGKGGRELVDRGSLETLVREAQTRGERVVMTNGCFDILHAGHVAYLEEAKALGDRLVVAVNDDESVTRLKGAGRPINSLADRISVLAGLAAVDWVAPFSEDTPAQLIETVLPDVLVKGGDYQIEDIAGGQSVLANGGEVKVLPLMDGRSTSRIIESIRGE
- the waaA gene encoding lipid IV(A) 3-deoxy-D-manno-octulosonic acid transferase, giving the protein MRLIYVLLSYLIAPVVVVFLVWRGFFNRAYFDRFGERFGFTRLSVPRPAIWVHAVSVGEVQAAAPLVRELHRKNPDIPIVITTVTPTGAQRALELLGDCSKHCYAPYDLPGAVARFFDAARPALAIIIETELWPTLYHECGKRQVPLVLASARISPRSVSKYRWFRSLFREALSHGIVIAAQSEKDAERFRLLGAPPERTHVVGNIKFDFELPPSVLSDGRAIREANAAKRPVWVAASTHHDEEEKMLDAHQRLRRQCPDALLILAPRHPERFGLIAAMMRKRGVSFITRSSGMSCTPETEVFLLDTLGELPVFYAASDVAFVAGSLVPIGGHNLLEPAALGIPVLTGPYTFNAEDIAEMLADVGAMREVKNSVELAAELARLIADPEARRHAGAQGRKTVQENRGAVARLLTLLDPLVPTGQ